A genomic region of Arachis stenosperma cultivar V10309 chromosome 9, arast.V10309.gnm1.PFL2, whole genome shotgun sequence contains the following coding sequences:
- the LOC130950366 gene encoding uncharacterized protein At4g04775-like has product MMSEGGSSCTRPGRGSSCAVAGGRDPDGVAPKCFCGVYAILYKSRTASNPNRMFFRCPFFKVKERCCRYFVWLDEHLKKIRAMESEVLGAVDDVGGVDIEDQVLRSQELEKKNSTGAKP; this is encoded by the exons ATGATGAGCGAGGGGGGTTCTTCATGCACAAGACCTGGACGGGGATCTTCATGCGCTGTTGCAGGAGGTCGTGATCCAGATGGGGTTGCGCCGAAGTGCTTCTGCGGCGTTTATGCCATTCTTTACAAGTCAAGAACAGCATCTAATCCCAATAGGATGTTTTTCAGGTGTCCCTTCTTCAAG GTTAAAGAACGGTGTTGCCGGTATTTTGTCTGGCTTGATGAACACTTGAAAAAAATTAGGGCCATGGAGTCTGAAGTATTGGGTGCTGTGGATGATGTTGGAGGTGTAGACATTGAAGATCAAGTGCTGCGAAGTCaggaattagaaaaaaaaaattcaactgGTGCGAAGCCATGA